A genome region from Methanococcoides burtonii DSM 6242 includes the following:
- the aglJ gene encoding S-layer glycoprotein N-glycosyltransferase AglJ, producing the protein MDIQASLNKNDVCILIPTLNEEVTIVQLIKDFRSEGFENILVIDGHSSDNTRKLAEENGAKVIVQEGKGKGQAVQEAFQLIEDPYIVMIDGDGTYLASDVHAVLQPILDGHAEHTLGNRMANFEAGAFTKLNLAGNKILNKLFGFAYGIWLEDILTGYRGFTHHVIKNLSLTEMGFEIETEMTVESVKNEMKVKVVPITYVARHSSAATKLNPLRDGLKIAKTIFRMARLHNPMFYFGILGTGLTLSGIAVGLYVVNEWMNGVTRIPMTILTALLILTGIQMFIFGMLSDLIVSLHRETMRMLRKRDD; encoded by the coding sequence ATGGATATTCAGGCTTCACTGAACAAAAACGATGTTTGTATCCTCATTCCTACCCTGAATGAGGAAGTGACCATCGTACAGCTTATCAAGGATTTCCGATCGGAAGGCTTTGAGAACATTCTTGTTATAGATGGCCATAGTTCCGACAATACTCGAAAGCTTGCTGAAGAGAACGGTGCAAAGGTAATTGTTCAGGAAGGTAAGGGTAAAGGGCAGGCTGTTCAGGAAGCATTCCAGCTTATCGAAGACCCTTACATCGTCATGATTGATGGTGACGGAACTTATCTTGCAAGTGATGTTCATGCTGTGCTGCAACCCATTCTCGATGGTCATGCTGAACATACTCTTGGGAACAGGATGGCTAATTTCGAAGCCGGTGCTTTTACAAAATTGAATCTTGCAGGCAATAAGATACTTAACAAGCTTTTTGGGTTTGCATACGGTATCTGGCTGGAGGATATACTGACCGGTTATCGCGGGTTCACACACCATGTGATAAAGAACCTTTCTCTGACCGAGATGGGTTTTGAGATCGAGACCGAAATGACGGTCGAGAGTGTTAAGAACGAGATGAAGGTCAAGGTTGTTCCCATCACTTATGTGGCAAGGCATTCTTCGGCAGCTACAAAACTAAATCCGCTAAGAGATGGCTTGAAGATCGCTAAGACCATATTCAGAATGGCAAGATTGCATAATCCGATGTTCTACTTTGGAATATTAGGTACTGGTTTAACACTTTCAGGGATTGCTGTTGGTTTGTATGTGGTTAATGAGTGGATGAATGGAGTTACTCGTATCCCTATGACCATTTTGACGGCATTGTTGATCCTCACCGGAATTCAGATGTTTATTTTCGGAATGTTGAGCGATCTTATAGTTTCTCTCCACAGGGAAACAATGCGTATGCTCAGAAAAAGAGATGATTGA
- the scpB gene encoding SMC-Scp complex subunit ScpB, whose protein sequence is MSEREIIEAVLFAAGEAVDTQTLAKLINKSAKNVTPVIRSLMEEYSTRESGMEIIDLGGRYVMQVKPKYTDVISPIAPKELKAPILRTLSMVAYHQPVVQSELVDMRGNSVYDHIRELKDRGFIEAVPHGRTKLLQTTPLFADYFGLDRNEPESIKKKIVELSRQQSGKEGLDRWLGRKFIGFTPMYRSLVDLCGIKDYRTINAYDPTEDELDELADVYKLVISKGYVEKVINNYDGEIIEVRSTTFDDLLDAIKLLENVADPERVKESIELITEMRERYVSKALVISKKVRPATDMIARIVSDLRLGISAEGVVIAPDYGTSSEGMNVTEGADILVPTHSSIEGDLIERVCKKYDAIIDGLKKLED, encoded by the coding sequence ATGAGCGAGAGAGAGATCATAGAAGCCGTACTTTTTGCGGCAGGGGAAGCTGTTGACACACAGACGCTTGCCAAGCTCATCAATAAGTCTGCAAAGAATGTCACACCTGTGATCCGGTCACTGATGGAAGAGTATTCGACACGCGAGTCCGGAATGGAAATAATTGACCTCGGTGGACGTTATGTCATGCAGGTCAAACCAAAATATACTGATGTTATAAGTCCCATCGCACCAAAGGAATTGAAAGCGCCTATACTTCGTACGCTTTCCATGGTTGCTTATCATCAACCCGTTGTCCAGTCGGAGCTCGTTGATATGAGGGGCAATTCCGTTTATGATCATATTCGGGAACTTAAGGACAGGGGCTTCATTGAAGCAGTGCCTCATGGGAGGACCAAACTTCTTCAAACGACTCCGCTATTTGCAGATTATTTCGGTCTTGATAGGAATGAACCGGAATCGATCAAGAAAAAGATCGTTGAACTTTCACGCCAGCAAAGCGGTAAGGAAGGTCTTGATAGGTGGCTGGGACGTAAGTTCATTGGTTTTACTCCGATGTACAGATCCCTTGTGGACCTTTGTGGAATAAAGGATTACAGGACGATCAATGCCTATGATCCTACTGAAGATGAACTGGACGAGCTTGCTGATGTTTATAAGCTTGTAATATCAAAAGGTTACGTAGAGAAAGTAATAAATAATTATGATGGAGAGATAATAGAGGTACGGTCTACCACTTTTGATGATCTTCTCGATGCCATAAAGTTACTTGAGAACGTGGCTGATCCGGAAAGGGTGAAAGAAAGCATCGAACTCATCACGGAAATGAGGGAGAGGTATGTGTCAAAAGCACTTGTGATCAGTAAAAAGGTTAGGCCCGCAACAGACATGATCGCACGGATCGTTAGTGATCTGCGCCTTGGTATTTCAGCAGAAGGGGTAGTTATAGCACCTGATTATGGTACATCAAGTGAAGGCATGAACGTTACTGAGGGGGCTGACATTCTGGTTCCTACTCACTCCTCTATCGAAGGCGATCTCATTGAGAGGGTATGCAAAAAATATGATGCTATCATCGATGGATTGAAGAAGCTCGAAGACTAA
- a CDS encoding TATA-box-binding protein — translation MSEYNIKIENVVASTKLAEEFDLIKIEAEFEGAEYNKQKFPGLVYRVTDPKAAFLVFTSGKVVCTGAKNVADVHIVIGNMAKKLNGIGIETIADPEITVQNIVASADLHATLNLNAIAIGLGLENIEYEPEQFPGLVYRIADPKVVVLIFSSGKLVVTGGKSPAHCDQGVEVVRQQLDNMGLL, via the coding sequence ATGTCGGAATATAATATCAAAATAGAAAACGTGGTCGCATCAACTAAACTTGCTGAAGAGTTCGACCTTATAAAGATTGAAGCGGAATTCGAGGGTGCAGAATACAACAAGCAGAAATTCCCCGGGCTTGTCTATCGTGTTACTGACCCAAAGGCTGCATTCCTTGTATTCACATCCGGTAAGGTCGTATGTACCGGTGCTAAGAACGTTGCTGATGTACACATCGTAATTGGTAATATGGCAAAGAAGCTCAACGGTATCGGCATAGAGACCATTGCAGACCCTGAGATCACTGTACAGAATATTGTTGCTTCAGCTGACCTTCATGCTACCCTCAATCTCAACGCAATTGCTATAGGACTCGGTCTCGAGAATATCGAGTATGAGCCTGAGCAGTTTCCCGGACTCGTTTACAGGATAGCTGATCCAAAAGTTGTAGTACTTATTTTCAGCTCAGGCAAACTTGTGGTCACAGGCGGAAAATCACCTGCGCACTGTGATCAAGGAGTTGAAGTTGTAAGGCAGCAGCTTGACAACATGGGACTTCTGTAA